Proteins encoded within one genomic window of Oncorhynchus keta strain PuntledgeMale-10-30-2019 chromosome 12, Oket_V2, whole genome shotgun sequence:
- the agxt2 gene encoding alanine--glyoxylate aminotransferase 2, mitochondrial isoform X2 — translation MSKERMMEIRRQNCNPMTMKVTYYKKPVYIHQGHMQWLWDVDGRRYLDLFAGVATVSVGHCHPKVTAAAEKQLRKLWHTTNIYVYSPLHEYTEKLAATLPDPLKVIYLTNSGSEANDLAMLMARLHTGNFDVITLRGSYHGGSPHTMGLTSNAAYKYPVASGLGCHNTMCPDVFAGPWGGSNCRDSPIQTIRDCSCPQGSCTANDKYIGQLNEVFATSVPSRIAAFFAEPIMGVGGAVQYPKNFLKDTYKLVRERGGVCIADEVQTGFGRTGSHFWGFQGHDVIPDMVTMAKGIANGFPMGAVVTTPEVAASFAKGVHFNTFGGNPVACAIASSVLDTMEEDGTQQISHNVGTYLLTELAKMRDKYEIIGDVRGKGLQIGVEMVKDKASRKPLPPAAMSEIFEDTKDMGVLIGKGGVYGQTFRIKPPMCITRDDADFFLAVFNQALHNYMEDHH, via the exons ATGTCCAAAGAGCGTATGATGGAGATTCGGAGGCAGAACTGCAACCCAATGACCATGAAAGTGACCTACTACAAGAAGCCAGTGTACATTCACCAGGGACACATGCAGTGGCTGTGGGACGTGGACGGGAGGCGCTACCTGGACCTGTTCGCTGGCGTTGCCACTGTCAGCGTGGGGCACTGCCACCC AAAGGTGACGGCGGCGGCAGAGAAGCAGCTGAGAAAGCTGTGGCACACGACTAACATCTACGTGTATTCCCCTCTGCATGAGTACACCGAGAAGCTAGCTGCCACCCTGCCAGACCCGCTGAAG GTTATCTACCTGACAAACAGTGGCTCTGAGGCCAACGACCTGGCTATGCTCATGGCGAGGCTACACACAGGAAACTTTGACGTCATCACACTGAG GGGGTCCTACCATGGTGGCAGTCCACATACTATGGGTCTCACCTCCAATGCAGCCTATAAGTATCCTGTTGCCTCTGGGTTAGGCTGCCACAAT acCATGTGTCCTGATGTATTTGCTGGCCCATGGGGAGGAAGCAACTGTAGAGACTCCCCAATCCAGACCATTAGGGACTGTAGCTGTCCTCAAG GATCATGTACCGCGAATGACAAATACATTGGGCAGCTGAACGAGGTCTTTGCCACCAGCGTTCCCAGTCGTATCGCTGCGTTCTTCGCTGAACCTATTATG GGAGTTGGAGGAGCTGTCCAATACCCCAAGAACTTCCTCAAGGACACCTACAAACttgtgagggagagaggtggggtctGCATTGCAGATGAG GTCCAGACAGGGTTTGGCCGCACAGGAAGTCACTTCTGGGGGTTCCAAGGTCATGATGTCATACCAGACATGGTCACCATGGCAAAGGGTATCGCTAATGGATTTCCTATGGGAGCGGTTGTCACGACACCTG AGGTGGCCGCTTCATTTGCCAAGGGAGTTCACTTCAACACGTTCGGTGGTAATCCTGTGGCATGTGCCATCGCCTCATCTGTTCTGGAT ACCATGGAGGAGGACGGCACGCAGCAGATCAGCCACAACGTGGGGACTTATCTGCTGACAGAGCTGGCCAAGATGAGGGACAAGTATGAGATCATTGGGGATGTCCGAGGGAAGGGACTGCAGATTGGAGTGGAGATGGTGAAAGATAAG gcGAGCCGCAAACCTCTCCCACCAGCAGCCATGAGCGAGATTTTCGAAGACACCAAAGACATGGGTGTTCTGATTGGGAAGGGAGGAGTGTATGGACAG ACGTTCAGGATCAAGCCCCCTATGTGTATCACCAGGGACGATGCAGACTTCTTCTTGGCTGTGTTTAACCAGGCTCTACACAACTACATGGAAGATCATCATTAG
- the agxt2 gene encoding alanine--glyoxylate aminotransferase 2, mitochondrial isoform X1: MHKVFSRFNGPCLDRVKYSYNAFTGLAKFHRPSGALFKKSAVKHPPPDLPEMPPCSFNPEEYKDMSKERMMEIRRQNCNPMTMKVTYYKKPVYIHQGHMQWLWDVDGRRYLDLFAGVATVSVGHCHPKVTAAAEKQLRKLWHTTNIYVYSPLHEYTEKLAATLPDPLKVIYLTNSGSEANDLAMLMARLHTGNFDVITLRGSYHGGSPHTMGLTSNAAYKYPVASGLGCHNTMCPDVFAGPWGGSNCRDSPIQTIRDCSCPQGSCTANDKYIGQLNEVFATSVPSRIAAFFAEPIMGVGGAVQYPKNFLKDTYKLVRERGGVCIADEVQTGFGRTGSHFWGFQGHDVIPDMVTMAKGIANGFPMGAVVTTPEVAASFAKGVHFNTFGGNPVACAIASSVLDTMEEDGTQQISHNVGTYLLTELAKMRDKYEIIGDVRGKGLQIGVEMVKDKASRKPLPPAAMSEIFEDTKDMGVLIGKGGVYGQTFRIKPPMCITRDDADFFLAVFNQALHNYMEDHH; this comes from the exons ATGCATAAGGTTTTCTCCCGATTCAATGGCCCATGTTTGGATCGGGTAAAATACTCCTACAATGCCTTTACTGGCTTGGCCAAATTCCATCGGCCTAGTG GTGCATTATTTAAAAAGTCTGCAGTGAAACACCCACCCCCTGACCTCCCTGAGATGCCCCCATGTAGCTTTAATCCAGAAGAATACAAG GACATGTCCAAAGAGCGTATGATGGAGATTCGGAGGCAGAACTGCAACCCAATGACCATGAAAGTGACCTACTACAAGAAGCCAGTGTACATTCACCAGGGACACATGCAGTGGCTGTGGGACGTGGACGGGAGGCGCTACCTGGACCTGTTCGCTGGCGTTGCCACTGTCAGCGTGGGGCACTGCCACCC AAAGGTGACGGCGGCGGCAGAGAAGCAGCTGAGAAAGCTGTGGCACACGACTAACATCTACGTGTATTCCCCTCTGCATGAGTACACCGAGAAGCTAGCTGCCACCCTGCCAGACCCGCTGAAG GTTATCTACCTGACAAACAGTGGCTCTGAGGCCAACGACCTGGCTATGCTCATGGCGAGGCTACACACAGGAAACTTTGACGTCATCACACTGAG GGGGTCCTACCATGGTGGCAGTCCACATACTATGGGTCTCACCTCCAATGCAGCCTATAAGTATCCTGTTGCCTCTGGGTTAGGCTGCCACAAT acCATGTGTCCTGATGTATTTGCTGGCCCATGGGGAGGAAGCAACTGTAGAGACTCCCCAATCCAGACCATTAGGGACTGTAGCTGTCCTCAAG GATCATGTACCGCGAATGACAAATACATTGGGCAGCTGAACGAGGTCTTTGCCACCAGCGTTCCCAGTCGTATCGCTGCGTTCTTCGCTGAACCTATTATG GGAGTTGGAGGAGCTGTCCAATACCCCAAGAACTTCCTCAAGGACACCTACAAACttgtgagggagagaggtggggtctGCATTGCAGATGAG GTCCAGACAGGGTTTGGCCGCACAGGAAGTCACTTCTGGGGGTTCCAAGGTCATGATGTCATACCAGACATGGTCACCATGGCAAAGGGTATCGCTAATGGATTTCCTATGGGAGCGGTTGTCACGACACCTG AGGTGGCCGCTTCATTTGCCAAGGGAGTTCACTTCAACACGTTCGGTGGTAATCCTGTGGCATGTGCCATCGCCTCATCTGTTCTGGAT ACCATGGAGGAGGACGGCACGCAGCAGATCAGCCACAACGTGGGGACTTATCTGCTGACAGAGCTGGCCAAGATGAGGGACAAGTATGAGATCATTGGGGATGTCCGAGGGAAGGGACTGCAGATTGGAGTGGAGATGGTGAAAGATAAG gcGAGCCGCAAACCTCTCCCACCAGCAGCCATGAGCGAGATTTTCGAAGACACCAAAGACATGGGTGTTCTGATTGGGAAGGGAGGAGTGTATGGACAG ACGTTCAGGATCAAGCCCCCTATGTGTATCACCAGGGACGATGCAGACTTCTTCTTGGCTGTGTTTAACCAGGCTCTACACAACTACATGGAAGATCATCATTAG